The genomic window TCCCGGAAAGTGCGGGAACGCTGAAAACAGATACCGCTACGTTTGGATTCATGACCTTGGCCGTCATCCTTCTGATCGCCGCCCTGTCCTTCTTCCCTGCTCTTACATTAGGACCGATAGCAGAACAATTACAACATTTTTCCAAATAATTAATTAAACCATTAAGATTTTATTTAAGAAGTTAAGAACACTAAGCTCTTAAATAATTGAGCCAAACAATATTCTTTGAATATTCTCTTAATTCAAGCTTAACTCCTTAACAGATCTTAATGGTTCAAAATAAAAAATCATTCAAAGCAATGAAAAATCAATCACAGACATTGTTTCAGAAAGATCTGGTTAACGAAGCGATCCAACAGTCTTTTGTTAAACTGAATCCGAAAATCATGTTTAAAAATCCCGTCATGTTCCTGGTGGAAGTCGGAACGGTGGTCATGCTGGTCGTAAGCCTGTTCAGCCTTACCGGAGATACCTCCCAGGGAAGCTTTGCTTATAACTTTTTAGTATTCATCATCCTGTTTTTTACGGTCCTCTTTGCCAATTTCGCCGAAGCCATTGCCGAAGCAAGAGGTAAGGCCCAGGCCGATACGCTGAGAAAAACGCGTGAGGAAACGCCGGCCAAAGTAGTTGTTGATAATAAACAGGGGTTCCAGATAGAAACCATCCTTAAAAAATCAGCCGACATGAAGCTCGGTGATATCTTTCTCTGCGAAGCCGGAGACCAGATCCCCATGGACGGTGAAATTATCGAAGGACTGGCGACCATCGACGAATCGGCCATCACCGGGGAAAGTGCCCCTGTAATTCGGGAAGCCGGCGGTGATAAAAGTTCCGTTACCGGCGGTACCAAAGTCCTTTCGGACCGAATTAAAGTGAAAGTTACCACCCGGCCGGGAGAATCTTTCCTCGACAAAATGATCGCGCTGGTAGAAGGCGCTTCCCGGCAGAAAACACCCAACGAAATCGCACTCACTATATTATTGGCCGGATTTACGCTGACATTCATCATCGTAACGGTTACCCTGAAACCTTTTGCAGATTATGCGCAGACGCCGATCACCATCGCAGCATTTATTTCACTTTTCGTTTGTCTGATCCCGACAACGATCGGCGGCCTGCTCTCTGCGATCGGGATTGCGGGAATGGACCGTGCCCTGAGAGCCAATGTGATCACCAAAAGCGGTAAAGCCGTGGAAACAGCCGGCGATATTGATGTTCTCCTGCTGGACAAGACAGGAACCATCACGATTGGAAACCGTAAGGCCACCCAATTCCACCCTTCCCACAATATCCAGATGGAAGAATTCATCAAAGCTTCTGCGCTGAGCTCAGTCGCCGATGAAACGCCGGAAGGAAAGTCCATTATCGAACTCAGCCAGCTGAAACCCGAAGATCTATTGGTTCCCAACCCCACATACATCGATTTTACGGCAGAAACCCGGACTTCAGGCATTGATTTTGAAAACACAAAAATCCGTAAAGGAGCGTATGATACGATTAAGAAATTAACGGAGAAAGCAGGAAATATTTTCCCGCAGGAAACCCAAGAAGCGGTTACCAAAATTTCGGAAAACGGCGGAACGCCGCTGGTGGTTTCCGTGAATGAAAAAGTCTGGGGCGTCATCGAACTTCAGGACATCATCAAAACCGGGATCCAGGAACGTTTCCAACGACTGAGAAAAATGGGTGTAAAAACCGTGATGGTTACCGGTGACAACCCTTTAACCGCAAAATTTATCGCTGAAAAAGCCGGGGTGGATGATTTTATTGCCGAAGCGAAACCGGAAGACAAGATGAACTACATCAAAAAGGAACAGCAGGAAGGGAAGCTGGTTGCCATGATGGGCGACGGGACCAATGATGCGCCCGCCCTTGCCCAGGCCGATGTAGGCGTTGCCATGAACAGCGGAACCCAGGCGGCCAAAGAAGCCGGAAACATGGTGGATTTGGATAACGACCCAACGAAACTGATCGAGATCGTAGAAATCGGGAAACAGCTGCTGATGACCCGCGGAACGCTTACGACCTTTAGTATCGCAAATGATGTGGCCAAATATTTCGCCATCATCCCGGCTTTGTTCATCACCTTTATCCCGGCTTTGCAAAAACTGAACATCATGAACCTTCACAGCCCCGAATCGGCTATTCTGTCGGCGATTATTTTTAATGCGATCATCATCCCGATCCTGATTCCGCTGGCTCTGAAAGGCGTGGCCTACAAACCGATCGGCGCCAGTGCCCTGCTGAGAAGAAACCTTCTGATTTACGGCCTGGGCGGGATTATCGCCCCGTTTATCGGGATCAAGCTCATCGATCTGGTGATCAGCCTGTTTTTTTAATAAAGCTGAAAGATGGAAGATGGGTGATGGATGCTGGAAGTTGATAATATACCGTTTTAATTTATTAAATGATAATAAGATAAAGGCTTTATATTAATTATAACTAAAGTGACTTCCATCATCAAGCTTCCATCACCCATCCTTTCCATAACAACAAAAATTTAGAACAATGAAAAACCATATTTTATCCGCCTTACGACTGACTTTGGTTATGCTTGTGATCGTCGGAATTTATCTAGGCATCGTTTACGCAGGGTCCAAAGTATTACCGACCCAGGGAAATGCCGAGATCATCCATTACAAAGGACAGAAGTTTTACGCCAACATCGGCCAGGAATTCAAATCGCCGGAATATTTCCACGGCCGGCCGTCTGCTGTGGATTACAATGCGGCCGGAAGTGCGGGAAGCAACAAAGGACCAAGCAATGAAGAATACCTGCAGACGGTTCAGAAAAGAATCGACACACTGAAAATGCAGAACCCGGAAATGCAGCAGGTAAAAGTTCCTGTAGAGCTGGTAAGCGCCAGCGGCAGCGGACTGGATCCCGATATCTCGCCTGAAGGTGCCGCTTATCAGGCCAGAAGAATCGCAAAAGAAAGAAAGATCCCGTTGGAGAAAATCGAAAGCCTGATTGCCAGACAAACGGAAGAATCTCTTTTCGGGCCTTCAAAAGTGAATGTCCTGAAACTGAATATCGCACTGAATGAATTAAAGTAATAAGGAGTTGCCCCATATTTTAGTTTATCATTAATCTTGTCTTAAAGGCGAAAGGACTAAAAATTTCCAGGTATCACTCAGCGGTTTTTTAATGCAAAGTTTTTAATTGCTGATGCACAGTGTAACGAGGCAAAGAGAAGATCAGCAGGATGATCTGATGAAGCGCACACATTATTCCTACGCTTTATCGGCGGCTTCGCCATCCTACTTTGCTCCCTGTAAAAGATGCGGAAACAAGTATCAGCCTTTGCGTCAATTACCAATAGAACAGATCTGAAAAAATAAACCTTTCAAACCATTTAAATTAATCCAATTATGTACAGTATTTGCTGTACCCTCATCACCCATGAAAAAATATATCGTTGCCAGTATCCTGCTAGGAATCTTTTTCCCGAAAGCACAGTCGGCAGACTCTGTAAAAACAAATAATAAAATTACCTTTTCCGCTTATGCCGAACTGTTCTATACCTATGATTTCAATGAATCGTCCAATCATATCCGGCAGAATTTCCTGTATTCCTACAACCGCCACAATGAGGTGAACCTCAACCTCGGATTCGTAAAGGGTTCTTATCAGGACGACAATTTCCGGGCAAATGTGGCTTTGATGGCCGGAACCTATGCCCAGGATAATATGGCCGCAGAACAGGAAGCATTACGCTACGTTAATGAAGCCAATATCGGCGTAAAGATTTCAAAAACAAAAAACCTCTGGATCGATGCCGGGATCATGCCTTCGCACATCGGCTGGGAAAGTGCCATCGGGAAAGACAACACCAACCTGACCCGGAGCCTTGCCGCTGAAAATTCGCCGTATTTTGAGACCGGCGCCAGGATTTCCTATACTTCGGATAACGGAAAGTGGTTCCTGAGCGGGCTTGTTCTCAACGGGTGGCAGCGGATTGCCAAACCGGAAGGCAATCAGACGGTTTCTTTCGGACATCAGCTGACGTATAAGCCGAATGAAAAGATCACCCTGAACAGCAGTTCGTTTATCGGAAACGATAAGGCGAAGTCCGAAAAAAGGATGCGGTATTTCCATGACCTTTTCGGAACATTCCAGCTGACCGATCAGTTTTCCACCACCCTCGGATTCGATATCGGTGCCGAACAGAAAGAGAAAGGCAGCGAAAGCTATAATCTCTGGTATTCCCCGAATGTTCTGTTGAAATATCAGCTGGACAAGCGTTGGGTACTAGCCGGAAGACTTGAGTACTATAACGATAAAAACGGCGTGATCATCAATACCAAGACCCCGAACGGATTCCAGACTTTCGGCTATTCCCTGAATTTGGATTATGCCATCTCTAAAAACATCGTTTTCCGTACGGAAGCAAGGAGCTTCAGTTCCAAAGATGCCATTTTTATGAAAAATGACGAGTTTAGAAAAGGAAACTTCTTTATAACAACGAGCCTGGCGGCCTGGTTTTGATAAGATGGAAGCTGGGTGATGGATGCTGGAAGTTAGTGAGCGACAGATGATTGTTTAAAAGGCTGACGCAGGATGAGGGAAGCAGGATGTTTAGTAAATGTATAATTTTATTAACAACAGATTTACACAAATTCTCACAGATGATTGCGTGACTTCGACTCCAATCAACTACTAGTTCTTTAAAGCTGCTTTCTAAAAGCTTCCATCTTCTCTCTCAGCACCCAGCATCTAATACAATGCAAAAATTCAATCTCAAAAAAATAAAATCCATGTCGTCAGCAACAGATTTTTTAGAACTGATCCAGAAATCCCGGAAAGGAAAATTCAAGATTTACATCGGGATGAGTGCCGGTGTGGGAAAGACCTTCCGGATGCTACAGGAAGCCCATGCCCTGTTGCGGAGCGGCATTGATGTGAAAATCGGTTATATCGAAACCCACGGACGGGAAGAAACGGTAGCCCTTACAGCCGGCATTCCTGAAATTCCGAGAAGATCTTCTTTCTATAAAGGAAAAAACCTGGAAGAGATGGACCTTCAGACGATCATTAATACTCATCCCGAAGTGGTGCTGGTGGATGAGCTGGCCCACGCCAATATTGAAGGTTCCAAAAATAAAAAAAGATGGCAGGATGTACTGGAAATTCTGGATAACGGGATCAATGTGATCAGCGCCATGAATATCCAGCATATTGAAAGCCTGAATGAAGAGGTAAAAAAAATTACCGGCATCGAAGTTTCGGAACGAGTACCCGATAAAATACTGGCTTTGGCTGATGAAGTGGTGAATATCGACTTAACTGCTGATGAGCTGCTGACAAGGCTGAAGGAAGGAAAGATTTACAAGAAAGAAAAAATTCAGACCGCCCTGAGCAACTTTTTCCAGAGCGGGCACATCCTTCAGCTCCGCGAGCTGGCTTTAAAGGAAGTCGCCACCCATGTAGAAAGAAAGGTGGAGACTGAGATAAAGACCGAAAGCTTCAAACCCGTAAAATTCCTCGCCTGCATCAGCAGCAACGAAAAAATTGCCAGGAACATCATCCGGAAAACCGCCAGGCTGGCCAGTTATTACAACAGTCCGTGGACCGTACTCTATATCCAGAAACCTTCCGAAAACCCTGAAAAAATCGCCCTGAACAAGCAGCGTTTTTTAATTAATAATTTTAATTTAGCACAGGAATTGGGCGCCAAGGTGGTCCGGTTGAAAGACAGCAGCGTTCATAACGGCATTCTGAATTATGTGACTGAACATAATATGACCACTGTCTGTATCGGAAAGCCTCACGAGAACCTGTTGCAAAGGATTTTCGGGTACAGCTGGGTGTATGCGCTGATGAACCGGCTGAATGAACGACAGGTGGATATTATTATTTTATCTTAGAATACAATGAAACTTAAAACAAAGCTCACCCTGGGCGTAGGTCTTTTATTCGTACTGATCGTTTTGCTATCGGTCATCGGTACCGTATATATCAACAAATTGAAATCGGATACGGAAAAAATCCTCAATGCCAATTACAACAGTATCGAATTCTCCAAAAATATGCTGCTGGCTTTGGATAAAATACAGACCGACAGTACGGTAGCCGTTAAAGACTTTCAGAAAAATACGGCCTTGCAGGAAAAAAACTTAACGGAATTCGGAGAAAAGGAAGCCACGCAAAATCTTAATTTACATTTTAAAAGCTATCTTCAGCAGCCGACAGCCGAAAAGGAAAAGCTGATCCGTGAAGATCTGGTGACCATCATGTCGCTGAATATGAAAGGGATTGAGCGTAAAAGCGATATCGCCATCATCACCGCCGGAAATGCCACATTCTGGATTGCCTGCCTGGGAACGGTTTGCTTCTTAATTGCCGCTGTATTACTGTTCAATCTTCCGCAGACCATTGCAGAACCGATTCGGCAGCTTACGTTCAGCATCCGGCAGATCGCCAATAAAAATTATAGTGAAAGGGTGCATTTTAAAGGGAGCGAAGAATTTAATGACCTTGCCCATTCCTTCAACGTGATGGCGGAAAAGCTTCAGGAATACGAAAGCAGCAGCCTTTCGGAACAGCTGATGGATAAAAAGCGGATCGAGACCCTGGTGAACAATATGCATGATGCCGTTATTGGGCTGGACGAAAACCACTTCATCTATATGATCAATGATGAAGCTTTGAAGATCACCGGGCTGAATAAGGACGATATCATTGGAAAAACCGCGCATGAAGTGGCCGTCAACAATGATCTGATCCGGGAATTGCTGAAAAATGTAGATACTCCGGTAAAAGAGCCGATTAAGATTGTTTCCGATAACAAGGAAAATTATTTTGAGCAGGACATCATTCCGATTAATATTGTGAAAACAGGTGAAAAAGAGAGAAAATACATTGGCAGGGTTATTCTTCTCAGGAATATTACGCCTTTCAAAGAATTGGATTTTGCCAAAACCAATTTCATCGCCACGATCTCCCACGAGCTTAAAACTCCTATTTCTGCGATAAAAATGGGTGTACAGCTCTTAGAAAATCAGAAATTCGGGGAACTGAACGAACAGCAGCAGGAACTGCTGAAGAGCATCAACGAAGACGGGCAAAGGCTGCTCGACATCACTGGCGAACTCCTCAATTTATCCCAGGTGGAAACGGGAAACATCCGCCTGAATATTGAAAACTGCCAGCCGAAAGAAATGGTGGCTGCTGCCGTTAAAAATGTGGAAAAACTGGCCGAACAGAAAAACATTTCCATCATACCTCACTTTCTTATTGATGATCAGGATCTTGTCCTGGCCGATTTCGACAAAACCGTCTGGGTGATGAATAATTTCCTGAGCAATGCCATCAAGCATTCCTTCCAGGATGAAAGCATCCGGATTGCCGTGGAAAAAGCGGGATCGAAAATCAGATTCAGCATCACCGATACCGGAAAGGGAATCGATGAAAAATACCACCGCCAGGTTTTTGACCGCTACTTCCAGGTTCCGGGCGAACACCAGAACGGCACCGGCCTCGGACTGGCCATTTCCAAGAATTTCATCGAAAAACAGCATGGCGAAATCGGCGTGAAAAGTTCACCGAATCAAGGAAGTACTTTTTATTTTTTACTTCCTTTGGTTTAAATAATTTTTTTACATTTGATATAAATTCAAACAGATGAATACATCAGATTTAAAAATTGATTTGATTCAGAGAATTGCACAGCTGAAAGAACCGGGAATTATTGCAGAGCTTCAGAAGCTTTTGGATTTTGAACTAGCGTCCGGTGATTATATTCTTACCAATTCCCAAAAAGACCGTATTGCAGAAGGGCAGGAAGAATATAAAAACTCTGCGTTTCTTACTGATGATCAAGCTAACCAGGATATTGAGCAATGGTTAAAAGAAAAATAATATGGACGAAAAAGGCACAAACTGAAAGAAAGGATATTCTTGAGTACTGGATTATCCGGAACCGGTCTAAAACGTTCAGCATCAAACTTAATAAACTTATTATAAGTACACTTCAGTTACTCACTGAAAACCCTAAGATAGGAAGAAAAACTGATTACGGTGATGTACGGGTAAAAATAGTTCGTAATTACTTGATATTTTATGAGTTTTCTGATTCAGAATTGGTTGTACTCTCTATTTGGGACTGTAGAAAGGATGAGCAGACTTTCTAATATGAAAATTCATGAACCCCATAAAACTAATACATGTCTGAGAACATTCTCCCCTACTTTTTTATCGTGCTTTTCATATTTGCCATTGGTAAAACCATTTACTATTTTGTAGAGAAAAATAAAATTGTTGAAACCTGTAAACTCGCGGATACTGTTGAACTGAAAAATATAAGTGGTACTATTTTTACCAATGAAGGAACGTTTAAGAAAAAATATGAGTGGTGTTCTTTTGATATTCTGATCAATGACAACTCCATATTCTTATTTTCAAAAGGCTTTAGCGTGATTCCGTTTCGGGTGATTAATCTTTTGTTTTCCAATTCAGACAGAAAAAATACCAGAAAGCCTACCTTGCTACGAGAATATAAAATCAGTTCAAATCAGATAAAGCTTGTTTATTATCCTGAATACCTTAACGCAAGAAGCCGAACGATAACATTGCATAACCTTAATACCGAACAGGTTTCCTTGTTTGAAAACCTATTGGAAGGCAGAAGCAGAAGATTTTATTAATATGAAAGCGAAATTTATTAAGATCCAAATCGTTCTAGTAATATAATTTTATGAATGAAATCCATTTCTTTTCAAACAAATTAAAAAGTACATTCCTCCTCATTCTATCCTCTGTTTTTGTTTATCTATTTATTCATTTCTATGAAAAAGTCACATATAACAGTTTATTCGTCATAATGATAAGCCATTTTGGATTTCTGCTTTTTTCTTTTGGAATAATCTATTCCGTACTGCTTTTATGTCGCAGAAAGCCATTGCTTACGATTAATAATGTTGAAATTATTATTTTTGATCCCCTTATAAAACCAACATATGTACCGTTTAAAAATATAGCAAGTTTTTATATAACTTCAAATTCTTACAGAGGGATTAAAACTTCAGAGCAAATAAATATTGTGATGAAAAAAAATAAATTGACTGCTGGTACTTTTTCACCATTTGAGAATGTCAAATATGCAATACAAACTAATTTATTAAATATTAAGACAAAAAAATTAATTGTAATTCTGAACTCCTACCTGAAAAATAATAATACCTAGTAAAAAATGAAACCCACCTTCTTTCATACTCCTCAGGAATTCCGCCAATGGCTCGAGAAAAACCATCAGACCGAAAAGGAACTACTGGTCGGCTTTTATAAAGTCGGAACCGGGAAAACTTCAATGACCTGGCCGGAATCGGTGGACCAGGCTTTATGCTTCGGGTGGATTGACGGGGTGAGAAGATCAATTGATGAGGAAAGCTATAGCATCCGGTTTACCCCCAGAAAACCGACCAGCATCTGGAGTGCCGTCAATATCCGGAAAATGGAAGAACTGACCACCACCGGACTGATGACTGAAGCCGGCCTGAAAGCTTTTGCCTTACGAAAAGAAGAAAGATCGGCGGTGTATTCCCATGAAAAAGAACCCGCTGTACTCGATCCGGCATTTGAAAAACAGTTTAAGGCCAACAAAAAGGCCTGGGATTTTTTCATCAATCAGGCTCCGTCCTATCAAAAAGTAGTGCTGCATTGGATTATGGGCGCGAAACAGGAGAAAACGAGAGTTTCGAGGCTTGAAAAGACCATCCGGGAAAGTGAAATGGGAAAAGGGTAATGTAATGAGTGTTTTATGATGTGGCTGGTAACGTAATTCTTGATAGCTTCTTTTCCTTAAGAATACTGCTTTATAATTCCAGTTATCGGATTAAACCTCATAGGTTTTGAAAACCTATGAGGTTTATAAGACCCCAAGCCTCCCGTATCCTTGATAATTTCAGAAAAATTACCGTCCATTTTTTCTCAGATTATCATACCTTTGAACCTTTAATTCAGAAAAAAAGAACCAATGAATACGGATACATTAGATTTTTGGGTAGGAAATTTTCAGAGTGAGGAAGATTTTTATGATTTTGTAGAGGAAGATGAGAACTATTATCTTCTGGAAGAATCCGATGACATCCATATTTCAAAATTTGCAGCTTCGCAGGATACGGTGTGGCTGGAACATGACTTTGTAGAATATGGTTTTGAGGCCGGAAACCGTACGATTTACGAAAAGTTCGCCGATTATTCTTTTGCCGAGCAATGGCTCCCGATCCTGGTGAACCGGCTGAATGAAATCAATCTGAAATTTGAGGTAAACTGCATTATCTTTTTAAACAGCGGACAGGTTCCGAAGCCGGTTTCCGTGGAGGACGACTTTTTCTCGCTGGCTTACGTGGGCGGGATTGAATTCAGTGTCTAAAAAGGCCGTGGATGATGTCAGAACTTTGATAGTTCTGTGATATTCTATGAAGATAGAAGTTTTTATAAGTTACCGAGAGTAAAGCGAAAATTATTATCAAATTAATTTTATCTGAATTCAAAATAATACTTTACAGAACAGGAGATTGTGTATTTTTGCTGTACCATGAATATCTACTCTGCACTGCAAATCGGCGACTACCACCTCAACCACTGTGAAGATTTCCTGATTACCAAATCCATTGGAAGCCATAAAATACTCTGTGCCGTAATGGATGGCTGTTCGACTGCGATGGAAAGCCAGTTTGCTTCTGCCCTTACCGGAAAAATCCTCCGCAAAATCTGTACAGGCAAAAGTTATGAAGAAATGTATTGCAAGAATGGCCAAAATCCTCTCGAAGAAGAACTGAAGGATATCCTGAAACATCTTTTTAACGAAATGGCTGCTGTAAAAAATGCATTGCTTTTGGATGAAAAGGAACTGCTGACTACACTGATTCTTCTTCTGTACGATCAAAAAGAAAATCAGGGAATGGTCTTGTGCATAGGAGACGGATTGGTCTGCATCAACGGAAAAATCACTGAATTTGAAAACGGAAATAAACCTGATTATTTTGCCTATCATCTTAAAGAAGATTTCGAAGATTGGTATCAAAATCAGACTCAGATCATTACTTTTACTGACCTTCAGGACGTTTCCATTGCCACCGATGGCATCGATACATTTTCTAGAGTGATTAGAACAAGTACAGAGGAAAACATTCATCCGGTTGATTATCTTTGTATTAACAATGAATATCATGATTCCGGGGAAATGCTTTTCCGGAAATTAAAGAAACTGGAGCATCATTATGGAATGAAACCAACGGATGATCTGGCTGTAATAAGAGTGATAAATCCTAAAAAATTTAATGGATGATTTCAAAAAAATTGCTTATTATCAACGGTCTTGTCTTGACGATGGTTTTCTGTTCCTATATTTTAGGAATTGCTCTTCTTAACTATCCTTGGTATATGAGCTTTTGGAACTATGTTCAGTGGAATGACATTCTCTATCTTCTTATCACATTAGCATTTCTGGCATTGATTTCATGGATGATCAGCACGCTGAAAATTAAAAATCTTACTGCCAAGAATCGGTTTCTTTTAGTTTACATCATATTATGCAGTTTTTTATCTGGTTATTTTATCTATATTTCCATCGATTCTTACCTTTCAGCTGAAAAAGCAATTGTGCAGATTGAAAACGAATATATCCAGCAGGCTCAAAAAGATGTTAAGAATGGTCATATTATATTCAGGCATGCTGGCGGTTTTGCTATTCCAAATGAATGGGATGGAAAAATTGACAGTATTCACCAAAAGTATGGAATCCAATATCAGAATACCGGCTGCACAGTTGATGCTCTCGAAATAAAAGGTCAGGAAAAATACAAAGAGACCGTTCAGCCGTATCTTGAAAAAAGAAACGGAAAAGGCTGGGAAGAGAGAATGGAAAAAGAGATTAAGATGATAAACAATTAATTTAAGAAGTGTATGATTTTACGAAAACCCGTAATTTTATGAAGAAGGTATAAGATAAATTTGTCTTAATAAAATAATTATACCATGAATTTTAGAAGTTTACTTTTCTTTTTATCTGTTTTCCTGATCACAACTTCGTGCTCAACGAATTATTACACAGTACTCTTAAATGAAGATGTAAAAATGTACAATTCCAGTGACTCTGCATCTGTAATAACGACAATACCTAAAGGAAGTCAGGTTTATCTTTCCTCTCAGCCTGATAAGAAAAACTATAAAAGGATTAAATGGAAAGAATATTCCGGCTGGGCATACAATCCTTCTTACACAAAATACAGCAATTATACTGAAACAAGTTATCCAACTTCTACATACTCTTCATACAGGTCAAGCAGGTCATCATCATCCGGCGGATCAGTTCATGTAAAAGGATATACTCGAAAAGACGGAACTTATGTAAAGCCACACACCAGAAGTTCTCCCTCAAGAAGAAGATAAAATAAAAATGCTTCGGCTTTATTCCAGATATTATGGAATGAAAGCCGAAGCATTTGATTTGTTTAATGTAGTTTATTAATGCGCTTCCAGCCAGTTCTCTCCCACTCCTACTTCCACCAATAGCGGAACCTGGGTTTCAATGGCATTTTCCATTTCCATTTTGATGATGTTGACGGCCAGTTCCACTTCTTCTATTGGAGATTCGAAAACCAATTCGTCATGAACCTGCAAGAGCATTCTGGTCTGCAGTTTTTCTTTTTCAAATTCTTTCTGGATCTTGATCATTGCCATTTTCACCACGTCGGCGGCACTTCCCTGGATCGGAGCGTTAACGGCGTTCCT from Chryseobacterium sp. SORGH_AS_0447 includes these protein-coding regions:
- a CDS encoding sensor protein KdpD encodes the protein MSSATDFLELIQKSRKGKFKIYIGMSAGVGKTFRMLQEAHALLRSGIDVKIGYIETHGREETVALTAGIPEIPRRSSFYKGKNLEEMDLQTIINTHPEVVLVDELAHANIEGSKNKKRWQDVLEILDNGINVISAMNIQHIESLNEEVKKITGIEVSERVPDKILALADEVVNIDLTADELLTRLKEGKIYKKEKIQTALSNFFQSGHILQLRELALKEVATHVERKVETEIKTESFKPVKFLACISSNEKIARNIIRKTARLASYYNSPWTVLYIQKPSENPEKIALNKQRFLINNFNLAQELGAKVVRLKDSSVHNGILNYVTEHNMTTVCIGKPHENLLQRIFGYSWVYALMNRLNERQVDIIILS
- a CDS encoding YdeI family protein, whose protein sequence is MKPTFFHTPQEFRQWLEKNHQTEKELLVGFYKVGTGKTSMTWPESVDQALCFGWIDGVRRSIDEESYSIRFTPRKPTSIWSAVNIRKMEELTTTGLMTEAGLKAFALRKEERSAVYSHEKEPAVLDPAFEKQFKANKKAWDFFINQAPSYQKVVLHWIMGAKQEKTRVSRLEKTIRESEMGKG
- a CDS encoding immunity 22 family protein, which codes for MNTDTLDFWVGNFQSEEDFYDFVEEDENYYLLEESDDIHISKFAASQDTVWLEHDFVEYGFEAGNRTIYEKFADYSFAEQWLPILVNRLNEINLKFEVNCIIFLNSGQVPKPVSVEDDFFSLAYVGGIEFSV
- a CDS encoding STM3941 family protein, with the translated sequence MNEIHFFSNKLKSTFLLILSSVFVYLFIHFYEKVTYNSLFVIMISHFGFLLFSFGIIYSVLLLCRRKPLLTINNVEIIIFDPLIKPTYVPFKNIASFYITSNSYRGIKTSEQINIVMKKNKLTAGTFSPFENVKYAIQTNLLNIKTKKLIVILNSYLKNNNT
- a CDS encoding ATP-binding protein, encoding MKLKTKLTLGVGLLFVLIVLLSVIGTVYINKLKSDTEKILNANYNSIEFSKNMLLALDKIQTDSTVAVKDFQKNTALQEKNLTEFGEKEATQNLNLHFKSYLQQPTAEKEKLIREDLVTIMSLNMKGIERKSDIAIITAGNATFWIACLGTVCFLIAAVLLFNLPQTIAEPIRQLTFSIRQIANKNYSERVHFKGSEEFNDLAHSFNVMAEKLQEYESSSLSEQLMDKKRIETLVNNMHDAVIGLDENHFIYMINDEALKITGLNKDDIIGKTAHEVAVNNDLIRELLKNVDTPVKEPIKIVSDNKENYFEQDIIPINIVKTGEKERKYIGRVILLRNITPFKELDFAKTNFIATISHELKTPISAIKMGVQLLENQKFGELNEQQQELLKSINEDGQRLLDITGELLNLSQVETGNIRLNIENCQPKEMVAAAVKNVEKLAEQKNISIIPHFLIDDQDLVLADFDKTVWVMNNFLSNAIKHSFQDESIRIAVEKAGSKIRFSITDTGKGIDEKYHRQVFDRYFQVPGEHQNGTGLGLAISKNFIEKQHGEIGVKSSPNQGSTFYFLLPLV
- a CDS encoding type II toxin-antitoxin system RelE/ParE family toxin gives rise to the protein MVKRKIIWTKKAQTERKDILEYWIIRNRSKTFSIKLNKLIISTLQLLTENPKIGRKTDYGDVRVKIVRNYLIFYEFSDSELVVLSIWDCRKDEQTF
- a CDS encoding potassium-transporting ATPase subunit C, producing the protein MKNHILSALRLTLVMLVIVGIYLGIVYAGSKVLPTQGNAEIIHYKGQKFYANIGQEFKSPEYFHGRPSAVDYNAAGSAGSNKGPSNEEYLQTVQKRIDTLKMQNPEMQQVKVPVELVSASGSGLDPDISPEGAAYQARRIAKERKIPLEKIESLIARQTEESLFGPSKVNVLKLNIALNELK
- the kdpB gene encoding potassium-transporting ATPase subunit KdpB, producing MKNQSQTLFQKDLVNEAIQQSFVKLNPKIMFKNPVMFLVEVGTVVMLVVSLFSLTGDTSQGSFAYNFLVFIILFFTVLFANFAEAIAEARGKAQADTLRKTREETPAKVVVDNKQGFQIETILKKSADMKLGDIFLCEAGDQIPMDGEIIEGLATIDESAITGESAPVIREAGGDKSSVTGGTKVLSDRIKVKVTTRPGESFLDKMIALVEGASRQKTPNEIALTILLAGFTLTFIIVTVTLKPFADYAQTPITIAAFISLFVCLIPTTIGGLLSAIGIAGMDRALRANVITKSGKAVETAGDIDVLLLDKTGTITIGNRKATQFHPSHNIQMEEFIKASALSSVADETPEGKSIIELSQLKPEDLLVPNPTYIDFTAETRTSGIDFENTKIRKGAYDTIKKLTEKAGNIFPQETQEAVTKISENGGTPLVVSVNEKVWGVIELQDIIKTGIQERFQRLRKMGVKTVMVTGDNPLTAKFIAEKAGVDDFIAEAKPEDKMNYIKKEQQEGKLVAMMGDGTNDAPALAQADVGVAMNSGTQAAKEAGNMVDLDNDPTKLIEIVEIGKQLLMTRGTLTTFSIANDVAKYFAIIPALFITFIPALQKLNIMNLHSPESAILSAIIFNAIIIPILIPLALKGVAYKPIGASALLRRNLLIYGLGGIIAPFIGIKLIDLVISLFF
- a CDS encoding porin — protein: MKKYIVASILLGIFFPKAQSADSVKTNNKITFSAYAELFYTYDFNESSNHIRQNFLYSYNRHNEVNLNLGFVKGSYQDDNFRANVALMAGTYAQDNMAAEQEALRYVNEANIGVKISKTKNLWIDAGIMPSHIGWESAIGKDNTNLTRSLAAENSPYFETGARISYTSDNGKWFLSGLVLNGWQRIAKPEGNQTVSFGHQLTYKPNEKITLNSSSFIGNDKAKSEKRMRYFHDLFGTFQLTDQFSTTLGFDIGAEQKEKGSESYNLWYSPNVLLKYQLDKRWVLAGRLEYYNDKNGVIINTKTPNGFQTFGYSLNLDYAISKNIVFRTEARSFSSKDAIFMKNDEFRKGNFFITTSLAAWF